A genomic region of Rhodanobacter sp. contains the following coding sequences:
- the queE gene encoding 7-carboxy-7-deazaguanine synthase QueE translates to MSDASTSAADAAPPLAVERLRITEIFHSIQGEADAIGWRTVFVRLTGCPLRCTWCDTTYSFHGGEWRAIDDILDEVASHGARHVCVTGGEPLAQKRCLTLLQRLCDAGYDVSLETSGALDVSAVDPRVRKVVDLKAPDSGESARNLWSNLGHLLPHDQVKIVIASRADYEWARDAVAEHAIAGRCMVLFSPVWGQVEPRELAEWIIDDKLPVRFQLQLHKLLWNDAQGR, encoded by the coding sequence GTGAGCGATGCCAGCACCAGCGCGGCCGACGCCGCGCCTCCGCTTGCCGTCGAGCGGCTGCGCATCACCGAGATCTTCCATTCGATCCAGGGCGAGGCCGATGCGATCGGCTGGCGCACCGTGTTCGTGCGCCTCACCGGTTGCCCGCTGCGCTGCACCTGGTGCGACACCACGTACTCGTTCCATGGCGGCGAGTGGCGAGCCATCGACGATATCCTGGACGAAGTCGCCAGCCATGGCGCGCGCCATGTCTGCGTCACCGGCGGCGAGCCACTGGCGCAGAAGCGCTGCCTGACGCTGTTGCAACGCCTGTGCGATGCCGGTTACGACGTGTCGCTGGAAACCTCCGGCGCGCTGGACGTCTCCGCGGTCGATCCGCGCGTGCGCAAGGTGGTCGACCTGAAGGCGCCGGACTCCGGCGAAAGTGCACGCAACCTGTGGTCGAACCTCGGCCACCTGCTGCCGCACGACCAGGTCAAGATCGTGATCGCCAGCCGCGCCGACTATGAATGGGCGCGCGACGCGGTGGCCGAACATGCCATTGCCGGCCGCTGCATGGTGCTGTTCTCGCCGGTCTGGGGCCAGGTCGAACCGCGCGAACTGGCCGAATGGATCATCGACGACAAGCTCCCTGTGCGCTTCCAGCTGCAGCTGCACAAGCTGCTGTGGAACGACGCGCAGGGAAGGTAA
- the queC gene encoding 7-cyano-7-deazaguanine synthase QueC, which yields MSDTTPRKAVVLVSGGMDSAVTVAIAREQGYQVHALSVAYGQRHSSELEASERVSRLLGAVEHKTVQVDLRSIGGSALTADIAVPLDDDAHDGDGHIPATYVPARNTIMLSIALGWAEVLGSIDIWCGVNAVDYSGYPDCRPAFIEAFETLANIATKAGVEGAGIRIHAPLMRMSKADIAREGERLGVDFSATVSCYQADADGRACGHCDACRLRMQGFREAGLPDPTRYV from the coding sequence ATGTCTGATACCACTCCCCGCAAGGCCGTCGTGCTCGTCTCCGGCGGCATGGATTCGGCCGTCACCGTGGCCATTGCCCGCGAACAGGGTTATCAGGTCCATGCGCTCAGCGTGGCCTACGGCCAGCGGCACAGCTCCGAGCTGGAAGCCTCGGAGCGCGTGTCGCGCCTGCTCGGCGCCGTCGAGCACAAGACCGTGCAGGTGGACCTGCGCAGCATCGGCGGCTCGGCGCTGACGGCCGACATCGCCGTGCCGCTGGACGACGACGCGCACGACGGCGACGGCCATATTCCGGCCACCTACGTGCCGGCGCGCAACACCATCATGCTGTCCATCGCGCTGGGCTGGGCCGAAGTGCTGGGTTCCATCGATATCTGGTGCGGCGTCAACGCGGTGGACTACTCCGGCTACCCGGATTGCCGCCCGGCCTTCATCGAGGCTTTCGAGACCCTTGCAAACATCGCCACCAAGGCCGGCGTCGAAGGCGCTGGCATCCGCATCCATGCGCCGCTGATGCGGATGAGCAAGGCCGATATCGCGCGCGAAGGCGAGCGCCTCGGCGTGGATTTCTCCGCCACGGTGAGCTGTTACCAAGCCGATGCCGATGGGCGCGCCTGCGGCCATTGCGACGCCTGCCGCCTGCGCATGCAGGGTTTCCGCGAGGCAGGCCTGCCCGATCCCACGCGCTACGTCTGA
- the ybgF gene encoding tol-pal system protein YbgF, with protein sequence MKPLASRLAAKVGMAGAFASAMLFVLPVFAQDSRLSLADRVALLEQRAQNKDQADAAQLNQMQQMQSQMRDMQGQIEELQHQLQQLQDKSKDQYIDLDTRLQRLEAGNKTGAAPASAGSAPAAASSAPASGTAAPAQAATATAAKPLSAEDKAAMQAAYDAAFKTLRNGDYVGASRQFRTFIEKYPDQPLSANAYYWLGETYYVTTNYKVALEAFQQMLGRFPQSDKAPDALLKVGYCQFELKQVPAATATLKAVVGKYPGSKAASLAKERLGRIQQSAG encoded by the coding sequence ATGAAGCCATTGGCCAGCAGACTTGCAGCCAAGGTGGGCATGGCGGGCGCATTCGCGTCCGCCATGCTTTTCGTGCTGCCGGTGTTTGCGCAAGACTCGCGCCTGAGCTTGGCCGACCGCGTCGCCCTGCTCGAGCAGCGGGCGCAGAACAAGGATCAGGCCGACGCTGCGCAGCTCAACCAGATGCAGCAAATGCAGTCGCAGATGCGCGACATGCAGGGCCAGATCGAGGAATTGCAGCACCAGCTGCAGCAGCTCCAGGACAAGAGCAAGGATCAATACATCGACCTCGACACCCGCTTGCAGCGGCTCGAGGCCGGCAACAAGACGGGCGCCGCGCCGGCTTCGGCCGGCAGCGCGCCAGCCGCCGCCAGCAGTGCGCCCGCCAGCGGCACTGCCGCGCCGGCGCAGGCGGCCACTGCCACTGCGGCCAAGCCGTTGTCGGCGGAGGACAAGGCTGCCATGCAAGCCGCCTACGACGCAGCCTTCAAGACACTGCGCAACGGCGACTACGTGGGCGCTTCGCGCCAGTTCCGCACGTTCATCGAAAAGTACCCGGACCAGCCGCTCTCGGCGAACGCCTACTATTGGCTGGGCGAGACCTACTACGTCACCACCAACTACAAGGTGGCGTTGGAAGCGTTCCAGCAGATGCTGGGCCGGTTCCCGCAGAGCGACAAGGCGCCGGACGCCCTGCTCAAGGTCGGCTATTGCCAGTTCGAACTGAAGCAGGTGCCCGCGGCCACGGCCACGCTCAAGGCCGTGGTCGGCAAATACCCCGGCTCCAAGGCTGCCAGCCTGGCGAAGGAGCGGCTGGGCCGCATCCAGCAGTCTGCCGGCTGA